From the Priestia filamentosa genome, the window CAATCATTGTGGGTGTTGATTTACGTGGAAAAGAATATAAGGTATTGGGTTGGAGTGGCTTCTTGCGACCATGTAATGAAGGGCGTTCAAGGTGGTTTTGCTCAACTTTGTCATGGCAAGGAAGCTCCTTTAAAAAAGATGAGGACGGGTGATTGGATCATTTATTATTCTCCCAAGGTTCAGTTTGATGAGAGTGCTCCGTATCAAAAATTCACGGCTTTAGGACGAGTTGTTGATGATCATATCTTTCAATTTGATATGGGAAATGATTTTATACCCTTCCGAAGAAAGATAGATTTTATGGAGTGTACAGAAACATCTATTCATCCTTTAATTCCACCGCTCTCTTTTATTAAAAATAAGAAGTATTGGGGTTATTCGTTTCGATTTGGCCATTTAGAAATAAGTGAAGATGATTTTAAAGTCATTAAAGAAGAAATGACAGAGATGAAAGGAGATTAGACTGTTCTAATCTTCTTTTAACTTTTTGGGAATACATGAGTAATCTGGAGAATTTTATAGCTTCATGTACCTATACAGTTATATAGTTGAACCCTTGTTAAAGGTACGACAAGGGCGGTTGTGGTAGGTGTGGGGACGTTTTCCATTTCGAAAGAACGCT encodes:
- a CDS encoding EVE domain-containing protein, with product MEKNIRYWVGVASCDHVMKGVQGGFAQLCHGKEAPLKKMRTGDWIIYYSPKVQFDESAPYQKFTALGRVVDDHIFQFDMGNDFIPFRRKIDFMECTETSIHPLIPPLSFIKNKKYWGYSFRFGHLEISEDDFKVIKEEMTEMKGD